One Xenopus tropicalis strain Nigerian chromosome 8, UCB_Xtro_10.0, whole genome shotgun sequence genomic window carries:
- the lgals4.2 gene encoding galectin-4 yields the protein MAYVPAPGYQPAYNPPIPYTSAIAGGLRPGMAVVIQAVPPSSCNRFAINFSTGQYDGSDVAFHINPRYDGRDRVVFNSLQGGTWEKEEMKREMPFKLGKVFLLIFEITPNNYQVTVNGSPFYEFAHRIPLERVSWIQVTGEITVQALCIIGNGPASGAGGTKGAGLLMSSSQEFLPPMLGPPNLHPITPFKANIRGGMIPKRTVVIKGIVNSNAKTFQISFKVGYTNDIALHINPRLNKNTLVRNSFINGTWGEEEKDVVKNPFHQGEYFDISVRSGEKQFKVYVNGYHCFNYVHRLTNLQQIDTMEIDGDLKLCFVHF from the exons CCCATCCCTTACACTTCAGCAATTGCTGGGGGCCTGCGGCCGGGAATGGCTGTGGTCATTCAGGCTGTTCCTCCTAGTTCTTGTAATAG GTTTGCTATAAACTTTTCCACCGGTCAGTATGATGGTTCAGACGTTGCCTTCCACATAAATCCTCGCTATGATGGGCGCGATCGTGTTGTTTTTAATTCTTTACAGGGTGGGACCTGGGAGAAAGAGGAGATGAAGCGAGAAATGCCATTTAAACTTGGGAAAGTGTTCCTACTAATCTTTGAGATCACTCCGAATAATTATCAG GTTACTGTTAATGGATCCCCATTCTATGAGTTTGCTCATCGGATCCCTCTGGAGCGGGTCAGCTGGATTCAGGTGACAGGAGAAATCACTGTTCAGGCTCTTTGCATCATTGGGAATGGCCCTGCATCTGGAGCTGGCGGTACTAAAGGAGCA GGTCTCCTCATGTCTTCCTCACAGGAGTTTCTCCCG CCTATGCTGGGTCCCCCAAATCTGCATCCG ATTAccccatttaaagcaaatatccGTGGAGGTATGATTCCAAAACGTACAGTGGTCATCAAAGGAATTGTGAACTCCAATGCAAAGAC TTTCCAAATAAGCTTCAAAGTTGGATACACGAATGATATTGCCCTGCACATTAACCCTCGTTTAAACAAGAACACACTGGTCAGAAACAGCTTTATAAATGGAACCTGGGGCGAGGAGGAGAAAGATGTTGTGAAAAACCCATTTCATCAGGGCGAGTACTTTGAT ATCTCTGTACGTAGTGGGGAGAAGCAATTTAAAGTCTATGTGAATGGCTACCACTGCTTCAACTATGTTCATCGTCTCACCAATCTGCAGCAAATCGACACCATGGAAATAGATGGGGATCTAAAACTCTGCTTTGTACATTTCTGA